From the Helicoverpa zea isolate HzStark_Cry1AcR chromosome 26, ilHelZeax1.1, whole genome shotgun sequence genome, one window contains:
- the LOC124642860 gene encoding uncharacterized protein LOC124642860, giving the protein MEGGSSVDETKIIKNMDNNKINFTGVRVESAKADDTPTTCANTAHSAPVGKCDKGPGMARTVPKTKRQSRRKGPGKAGTDSTNRARVIGTGKTSTDPSTPVTVPSAAHPLGGPHITQHTEQIAPHAGTSGPSASVNADTVTRTEDYFSSAWQVQKRKGKGKQTPQPQRPNQNQHGVSSKKRKINPRQRRRARMNANAAPDTPALPAAPTSGQPCFCAGGRTQAQAGESRPGPSGRPPGAGAGRPVKEGDETISPAGEVQTAAKRALNETLSPRGKRKRQCLDPSKRATPRVSYAQATKESLCIAVTCGHTGILTKDVADTILTGIQKTILKEAWSPNNKQPGPAFSGKPVYTEGVLKLWCSNDHTLTWLQKTIADLALSTGHQLIIKSQSEITRRIRCGILIPNEQGAITDSRDIGRILAYQNPQIAVDRWVLQRQEKQQGASFVVVGIPEEQIATLMKSGRRLAFGLGAVYVKFQGHNGKFADTPPGWDPATFTIQKQPGTSTTTSEGAGPTEGPAVPVPATVPSQDDDPEEALLTGSDLEGDEVESGDLLAGLQLGGDEEGAICDGVPFFVDN; this is encoded by the coding sequence ATGGAGGGTGGGAGCTCGGTagatgaaactaaaataatcaaaaatatggataacaataaaataaattttaccggCGTAAGGGTGGAGTCAGCGAAAGCCGACGACACTCCTACGACCTGCGCGAACACCGCGCATTCTGCCCCCGTGGGCAAATGCGACAAAGGTCCAGGCATGGCGAGAACCGTGCCGAAGACCAAACGTCAAAGCAGGAGGAAGGGACCAGGTAAAGCTGGTACCGACTCCACAAACAGGGCGAGGGTTATAGGTACGGGTAAAACCAGTACCGACCCAAGCACCCCCGTGACGGTTCCGTCGGCGGCTCACCCCCTCGGCGGTCCTCACATAACACAGCACACCGAGCAAATTGCTCCACATGCCGGCACCTCCGGGCCATCTGCCTCCGTCAACGCGGATACGGTAACCCGGACTGAGGACTACTTCTCCTCCGCATGGCAGGTGCAAAAACGCAAGGGCAAGGGGAAACAAACTCCACAACCCCAACGCCCTAACCAAAACCAACATGGCGTGAGCTCCAAGAAGAGGAAGATCAACCCACGCCAGCGCAGGCGAGCGCGCATGAACGCGAACGCCGCGCCCGACACACCAGCTCTACCCGCTGCCCCAACCTCCGGCCAGCCATGCTTCTGTGCCGGTGGGCGTACACAGGCCCAGGCAGGCGAAAGCCGACCTGGACCGAGTGGTCGTCCGCCGGGCGCGGGGGCCGGCAGGCCGGTGAAGGAAGGGGACGAAACAATAAGCCCTGCAGGTGAGGTACAGACAGCTGCCAAACGCGCTCTGAACGAGACACTTTCGCCCCGTGGGAAGCGCAAACGACAGTGCCTGGACCCGTCCAAGCGGGCCACTCCTCGGGTAAGCTACGCTCAAGCAACCAAGGAGTCCCTGTGCATCGCAGTTACATGCGGCCACACCGGGATCCTAACAAAGGACGTAGCGGACACGATACTGACGGGGATACAGAAGACCATCCTAAAGGAGGCATGGTCCCCGAACAACAAACAACCGGGGCCAGCTTTTAGTGGTAAGCCGGTTTACACAGAAGGCGTCCTGAAGCTGTGGTGCTCCAACGACCACACTTTGACATGGCTTCAAAAAACCATCGCCGACTTGGCCCTTTCAACCGGCCACCAGCTGATCATCAAGAGCCAGTCGGAAATTACACGAAGGATCAGGTGTGGCATCCTGATCCCTAATGAACAGGGGGCCATCACCGACTCGCGAGACATCGGGCGGATTCTGGCATACCAGAACCCGCAGATCGCGGTCGACAGGTGGGTGCTCCAAAGACAGGAGAAGCAGCAAGGCGCCAGCTTTGTGGTGGTGGGAATCCCGGAGGAACAAATCGCGACCCTGATGAAGTCCGGGCGCCGCCTCGCCTTCGGGCTGGGTGCGGTGTACGTGAAATTCCAGGGTCACAACGGCAAGTTTGCCGATACTCCGCCGGGATGGGACCCCGCCACTTTCACCATCCAGAAACAGCCTGGCACAAGTACCACGACCAGCGAGGGCGCTGGCCCCACCGAGGGCCCTGCGGTGCCCGTACCCGCAACCGTCCCCTCACAGGACGACGACCCGGAAGAAGCCCTTCTGACGGGTTCAGACCTGGAGGGGGACGAAGTCGAGTCCGGGGACCTGCTGGCCGGGCTACAGCTTGGAGGAGACGAGGAGGGCGCAATCTGCGATGGCGTCCCCTTCTTCGTCGACAATTAA